From the Heptranchias perlo isolate sHepPer1 chromosome 26, sHepPer1.hap1, whole genome shotgun sequence genome, one window contains:
- the snrpc gene encoding U1 small nuclear ribonucleoprotein C, which yields MPKYYCDYCDTYLTHDSPSVRKTHCEGRKHKENVKDYYQKWMEEQAQSLIDKTTAAFRQGKIPPTAPFPAPTGPPPAGAAIPPPPGNVGVPPPRPAILPGPPMGGPPMMPMMGPAPPGMMLVGPGMRPPIGGPMPMMPGPMMGPHRPMMVPSRPGLVRSGR from the coding sequence ATGCCGAAGTATTATTGCGATTACTGTGATACTTACCTCACGCACGACTCCCCGTCCGTCCGCAAAACGCACTGCGAGGGCCGCAAGCACAAAGAGAACGTCAAGGACTATTACCAGAAATGGATGGAGGAGCAGGCCCAAAGCCTCATCGACAAGACCACAGCCGCTTTCCGCCAGGGTAAAATCCCACCCACCGCTCCTTTCCCGGCGCCAACTGGCCCACCTCCCGCCGGGGCCGCAATCCCACCGCCGCCTGGAAATGTCGGGGTGCCGCCGCCGCGTCCTGCTATTCTACCGGGGCCCCCGATGGGAGGGCCGCCCATGATGCCAATGATGGGCCCAGCGCCTCCTGGGATGATGTTGGTGGGCCCGGGGATGAGGCCGCCGATAGGAGGCCCGATGCCGATGATGCCGGGGCCAATGATGGGGCCTCACCGGCCGATGATGGTGCCTTCAAGACCTGGATTAGTACGTTCGGGCAGATAA